Within the Nocardioides aurantiacus genome, the region CGACCCGGCCAGCGGCGGGACGGAGTCGTCGGCCACGGCCCAGGTGGCGACCACGGGGATCCGCATGGTGCGGGCGATGCCCTGGGTGAGGTCGGCGACCAGCTGGGGTCGTCGTGCCGAGCCGACCTGGACCACGCCGGTCGGCCGGGCGGGCCAGTCGGGTGCCCACTCGCGCATCACCGCCATCACGGCGTCGACCAGCTGCGGGGGCACGGGGCCGTCGGGGGCGCCCTCGGCGAGCAGGGCGCGGAGCTGCTGGCCGTAGCCGAGGTCGGTCAGCCGGGCCACCGCCCGACCGGGCTCGGCGGGCTCCTTGAGCTTGCCGGTCAGGTCGATGCCCATGCCCGCGAGCGCGGTCGGCCACATCTTGCGCGGCGCGACCGTGACGCCCGGGCGGCGCAGCTGCTCGCCCGCGGCCTCGACGGCGGCGTCGCTGACCGAGCCGGCCAGGCTGAGCCCGCCGCAGTTGTCGCAGCGCCCGCAGTCGGTGGCGTCGGGGTCGTCGAGCTGCTCGCGCAGGTAGCGCATCCGGCAGCCGGTGGTCGCGACGTAGGCCAGCATCGCGTCCTGCTCCTGGCGGCGCGCCTCGGCGACCCGGTCGAAGCGCTCCTGGTCGTAGGCCCACTCCTGCCCGGTCGCGGTCCAGCCGCCACGCACCCGGTCGACCGCGCCGTCGACGTCGAGCACCTTGAGCATGGTCTCCAGGCGGGTGCGGCTGAGGTCGACGTGGGTCTCCAGCGCGGCGGTCGACAGTGGCGTGCCGGCGTCGGTGAGGGCGCGCAGCGTGCTGCGGACGTGCAGCTCGGGCGGGAAGGCCAGCGAGGCGAAGTAGCGCCAGATCTCGCGGTCCTCGAAGGCGGGCAGCAGCACCACGGTGGCGTCGTCGGTGCCGCGGCCGGCGCGGCCGACCTGCTGGTAGTAGGCCACCGGCGACGACGGCGCGCCGACGTTGACCACGAAGCCCAGCCGCGCGTCGAAGCCCATCCCGAGCGCGCTCGTCGCGACCAGGCACTTGAGCCGGCCCGCCAGCAGGTCCTGCTCGAGGGCGAGGCGCTCGGTGGCCTCGGTCTGCCCGGAGTACGCCGCGACGGCGTGGCCGCGTGAGCGGAGGTGCTCGGCGATCTCCTGGGTGGCGGCGACCGTGAGCGTGTAGACGATGCCGGAGCCCGGCAGCTCGTCGAGGTGGTCGGCCAGCCACGCCAGCCGGTGCTCGGGCCGCTCGAGCTCGACGACGCCGAGGTGGAGCGACTCGCGGTCGAGGGTGCCGCGGAGCACGAGGACGTCCTGCCCGAGCTGCTCGGCGACGTCGTGGGTGACCCGGCTGTTGGCGGTCGCGGTCGTGGCCAGCACCGGGATGCCCTCGGGCAGCGTCGCCAGCATCTGGCGGATCCGGCGGTAGTCGGGCCGGAAGTCGTGGCCCCAGTCGGAGATGCAGTGCGCCTCGTCCACGACCAGCAGGCCGACGGTCTCGGTCAGCTGGGGCAGCACCTGCTCGCGGAAGGACGGGTTGTTGAGCCGCTCGGGGCTGACCAGGAGCACGTCGACCTCGCCGGCGTCGACGCGGGCGCGCACCGACTCCCAGTCCTCGAGGTTGGTCGAGTTGATCGTCGCCGCGCGGATGCCGGCGCGCTGGGCGGCCTCGATCTGGTTGCGCATCAGGGCCAGCAGGGGCGAGATGATCACCGTCGGGCCGGCCCCGAGCTCGCGCAGCAGCGCGGTGGCGACGAAGTAGACCGCGGACTTGCCCCAGCCGGTGCGCTGCACCACCAGGGAGCGCCGCTGGTGGACCACGAGCGCCTCGATCGCCGCCCACTGGTCGTCGTGGAGCGTCGCGTCGTCGGAGCCGACGAGGGCGCGCAGGTGACGTTCGGCCTCGTCGCGGGTGTCCATGCCCCTGAGTGTGTCAACCGGGTCCGACAGCCGCCCGGCGGCGTCCACAGGGGTGCCCGCGAGCCCTCCTAGGAGGCGTCGGCCAGGTCCGCCCGGCGGGCCACGACGGCCGCGGTGTTGGTGGCCAGCGCGACCAGCGAGGGGGAGAGCACCACGGCGTACGGCCAGAAGGTGGTGCTGACGCCGTCGGTGGGCAGCGGGGTCGACGTACGCCGCCCGGTGCGCAGGTCGAGCACGTGCAGGGCGTCGGTGCCGGCCACCAGCACGTGGTCCTCGTCGAGCAGCGGCACCGCGGCCAGCTCCGAGCCGTAGGGCAGGAACTGCGGGGTCGCGGGCACGGTGAAGGCCCACAGCCGCCGCCCGTCCGTCGCGTCGTACGCCGACCAGCGGGTGCCCGCCCGGACCAGCACCCGCCCGGCGCGCACCGTCGCGTCGTACGCCGTCCCGCGCGCGGGCACCACCGACCACGCCTCGCGCCCGTCGGCGTCGAGCGCGACCAGCCGCCCCTCGGCGTCCCCGGCGTCCCACCGCGTCAGCACCGCCCGGTCCTCGGTGGTGCCCACCACCGAGACGCCCGCGCCGGCGGGCAGGTCGTCGGTCCACCGGGCCCGGCCGGTGTCCGCGTCCAGCAGTGCCAGCGCGGGTCCGGCCTCGCGGCGCTCGAGCGCCGACGGGTCGAGCAGGTCGGTCAGCGGGCTGCCGCCGACCAGCAGGCCACCGTCGAAGGAGCCGAGGAAGTCGGTGCCGGTCAGCGTGGCGTCGCGCTCCCAGCCCGGGCCGTCGGGACCCAGCCGGCTCAGCCGGTCGTCGGCCAGCACCACGATCCCCTCGTCGAGGAGCTGCGTGGAGACCACCGACTCGCGCGACAGGGGACCGCCGTCGAGCCGGGCGCACCACCGCTGCCGGCCGCTGTCGGCGTCGAGGGCGACGACGTCGGGGGCGCGGTCCGCGGGCAGGGTGAGCACGACGTAGCGGGAGTGGTCCGCGTCGTACGTCGAGCGCTGGGTGCCGACCGCGACGCTCCACCGGGGCTCCAGCGTCTCGTCGTCGAGCATCGTGAAGTCGGGGTCGTCGCGGGTGCGGACGCCGATCCCCTGCGCGTAGCCCCCGACCTGCGCCCACTGCTGGTAGTCGTAGCCGACCGCCCCGAGCACCTCGCCGAGCGGCCCGCCGTCGTCCTGGAGCACCTCGACCAGCCGGTCGCGCCGCTCGTCGGGGTCGGCCGCGCGGGCGTCGGCGTCGAGGAACGGGCTGGCGGAGTCGGCCGCGGCGTACGACGTGACCTCGGCGCCGCAGCCGGGAG harbors:
- a CDS encoding PQQ-binding-like beta-propeller repeat protein, whose product is MRGRWLVVALVVAVLAAGAGTWLTRREAAPGCGAEVTSYAAADSASPFLDADARAADPDERRDRLVEVLQDDGGPLGEVLGAVGYDYQQWAQVGGYAQGIGVRTRDDPDFTMLDDETLEPRWSVAVGTQRSTYDADHSRYVVLTLPADRAPDVVALDADSGRQRWCARLDGGPLSRESVVSTQLLDEGIVVLADDRLSRLGPDGPGWERDATLTGTDFLGSFDGGLLVGGSPLTDLLDPSALERREAGPALALLDADTGRARWTDDLPAGAGVSVVGTTEDRAVLTRWDAGDAEGRLVALDADGREAWSVVPARGTAYDATVRAGRVLVRAGTRWSAYDATDGRRLWAFTVPATPQFLPYGSELAAVPLLDEDHVLVAGTDALHVLDLRTGRRTSTPLPTDGVSTTFWPYAVVLSPSLVALATNTAAVVARRADLADAS
- a CDS encoding RecQ family ATP-dependent DNA helicase; the encoded protein is MDTRDEAERHLRALVGSDDATLHDDQWAAIEALVVHQRRSLVVQRTGWGKSAVYFVATALLRELGAGPTVIISPLLALMRNQIEAAQRAGIRAATINSTNLEDWESVRARVDAGEVDVLLVSPERLNNPSFREQVLPQLTETVGLLVVDEAHCISDWGHDFRPDYRRIRQMLATLPEGIPVLATTATANSRVTHDVAEQLGQDVLVLRGTLDRESLHLGVVELERPEHRLAWLADHLDELPGSGIVYTLTVAATQEIAEHLRSRGHAVAAYSGQTEATERLALEQDLLAGRLKCLVATSALGMGFDARLGFVVNVGAPSSPVAYYQQVGRAGRGTDDATVVLLPAFEDREIWRYFASLAFPPELHVRSTLRALTDAGTPLSTAALETHVDLSRTRLETMLKVLDVDGAVDRVRGGWTATGQEWAYDQERFDRVAEARRQEQDAMLAYVATTGCRMRYLREQLDDPDATDCGRCDNCGGLSLAGSVSDAAVEAAGEQLRRPGVTVAPRKMWPTALAGMGIDLTGKLKEPAEPGRAVARLTDLGYGQQLRALLAEGAPDGPVPPQLVDAVMAVMREWAPDWPARPTGVVQVGSARRPQLVADLTQGIARTMRIPVVATWAVADDSVPPLAGSSNSAQRVAAVRRRHALEVTGDLDGGPVLLVDDLVATGWSLTLAAQALRAAGSGPVLPLALATQS